A window of Rhabdothermincola salaria contains these coding sequences:
- a CDS encoding DUF6941 family protein, with protein MAPLTPPNIIASVILAESAQVAEGKLFLLGGGLAILPAQPKPISLALLLQVPWDRAEERLDWVCELLDEDGVPVLVGERPVMVNGQFQAGRPAQWPEGAPLSVPIAINFSALPLQAGRRYTWRLVIDGSTEPEWQTSFSVANPPERPA; from the coding sequence ATGGCCCCCCTCACCCCGCCCAACATCATCGCGTCGGTGATCCTCGCCGAGTCGGCCCAGGTGGCCGAGGGCAAGCTGTTCCTCCTCGGAGGTGGGCTCGCCATCCTCCCCGCCCAGCCCAAGCCCATCTCGCTGGCTCTGCTGTTGCAGGTGCCGTGGGATCGGGCCGAGGAGCGCCTCGACTGGGTGTGCGAGCTCCTCGACGAAGACGGCGTGCCCGTCCTCGTGGGCGAGCGTCCGGTGATGGTCAACGGCCAGTTCCAGGCCGGTCGGCCGGCCCAGTGGCCCGAGGGGGCACCGCTCAGCGTGCCCATCGCGATCAACTTCTCCGCCCTCCCGCTGCAGGCCGGCCGCCGCTACACCTGGCGCCTGGTCATCGACGGGTCCACCGAGCCCGAGTGGCAGACCAGCTTCTCGGTGGCCAACCCTCCGGAGCGCCCGGCCTGA